The Allofrancisella frigidaquae genome has a segment encoding these proteins:
- a CDS encoding PH domain-containing protein, with protein MNKYTKQHLEKHEILEYSAEVSNWLFLIPATMALFFIFAGTAEPKTAGIMYFIALCYILYPYIIKTSTELAITNERIIGRVGFLHAKFLNLRFNQIESVKLSQSLFGKLLDYGDITIYSSNSTRYRFKFLSNPIALKAFISEKNIIKNFNSNI; from the coding sequence ATGAATAAATACACAAAACAGCATTTAGAAAAGCATGAAATTTTAGAATATAGCGCCGAAGTTAGCAATTGGCTTTTCCTTATCCCAGCTACCATGGCTTTATTTTTCATTTTTGCAGGTACAGCAGAACCAAAAACTGCTGGAATAATGTATTTTATAGCTCTTTGCTACATTTTATACCCTTATATTATCAAAACATCTACTGAGCTTGCTATAACTAATGAGAGAATTATAGGAAGAGTTGGTTTTCTACATGCTAAATTTTTGAATTTAAGGTTTAATCAGATTGAAAGTGTTAAACTGTCTCAAAGCCTTTTTGGTAAACTTTTAGATTATGGAGATATCACTATTTATAGCTCAAATTCTACTAGATACAGGTTTAAATTTCTCTCTAATCCAATAGCACTTAAAGCTTTTATAAGTGAAAAAAATATAATTAAGAACTTTAACTCTAATATTTAA
- a CDS encoding CDP-alcohol phosphatidyltransferase family protein: MWLLENIDMKKSKYILPSLFTSASLLFAFLAIIAAFQGKFISSAGYMLLSGFADAFDGRIARYTQTQTAFGAALDSLADVVSFGATPALVIYFWSLHNIGPLGAAISFLYLLAVALRLAKFDTQQEPKELTEEGLIEKRLYFYGMPCPAGAVTISGLIWLGQETFVGGYAFVTVLLTSFTALYLAFMMISDIKFRSFKDSDGKGNISKLYVICFILIILMLFTMPEKLLYLIMIGYALSGPVSHYKYKKKTENDYINKSSSVDGKK; the protein is encoded by the coding sequence ATGTGGTTATTAGAAAATATCGATATGAAAAAATCAAAGTACATACTACCTAGCTTATTTACTAGTGCTAGTTTGTTATTTGCCTTTTTAGCAATTATTGCAGCTTTCCAAGGCAAATTTATATCAAGTGCGGGTTATATGCTTTTGTCAGGATTTGCAGATGCTTTTGATGGGAGGATTGCACGCTACACACAAACTCAAACAGCGTTTGGCGCAGCATTGGATAGCCTAGCTGACGTTGTTTCTTTTGGAGCAACTCCAGCATTAGTGATATATTTTTGGAGTTTGCATAATATTGGTCCTTTAGGGGCGGCGATTTCATTTTTGTATTTGTTAGCAGTAGCTCTTAGATTAGCTAAGTTTGATACCCAGCAAGAGCCAAAAGAGCTTACAGAAGAAGGCTTAATAGAAAAAAGGCTATATTTTTATGGTATGCCGTGTCCTGCTGGTGCTGTTACTATTTCTGGACTTATCTGGTTGGGCCAAGAAACATTTGTAGGTGGCTACGCTTTTGTTACAGTGTTATTAACTTCATTTACAGCTTTGTACTTAGCTTTTATGATGATAAGTGATATTAAGTTTAGAAGCTTTAAGGATAGTGATGGCAAAGGTAATATTAGTAAATTATATGTAATCTGTTTTATACTTATAATCTTGATGTTGTTTACTATGCCTGAGAAACTCCTTTATTTAATAATGATAGGTTATGCACTTTCAGGACCAGTTTCTCACTATAAATATAAGAAAAAAACAGAAAATGATTATATTAATAAATCATCAAGTGTAGATGGTAAAAAATAA
- the tolR gene encoding protein TolR, protein MKRRNKKFFRKKRPMIDINVVPYIDVMLVLLVIFMITTPILTQGVKVDLPKTKSEKIPSTDSKPIVVTVNNQGAYFVNQGVSNPKAPLKSRELASVVINLSKQNPGKPVYVRGDSNANYGQVVKAMALIQKAGVDKVGLVTEDGKS, encoded by the coding sequence ATGAAAAGAAGAAATAAAAAGTTTTTTAGGAAAAAAAGACCAATGATAGACATCAATGTAGTTCCATATATAGACGTTATGTTGGTACTATTGGTTATTTTTATGATTACTACACCTATTTTAACTCAAGGGGTTAAAGTAGACTTGCCTAAGACTAAGTCAGAAAAAATTCCCTCTACAGATAGTAAGCCAATAGTTGTAACTGTAAATAATCAAGGAGCGTATTTTGTTAATCAGGGGGTTAGTAATCCTAAAGCGCCATTAAAATCTAGAGAGCTTGCGAGCGTGGTAATTAATTTATCTAAACAAAATCCAGGAAAGCCTGTGTATGTAAGAGGTGATAGTAATGCAAACTATGGTCAGGTAGTAAAAGCTATGGCCCTTATTCAAAAGGCTGGAGTTGATAAAGTGGGGTTAGTCACAGAAGATGGCAAATCTTAA
- the ispH gene encoding 4-hydroxy-3-methylbut-2-enyl diphosphate reductase, translating to MKILLANPRGFCAGVSRAVETVEKVLEVEKSPVYVRHEVVHNKVVVDSLKKKGVIFVKEIDEVPDNSVCIFSAHGVSLKVEQAAATKNLILYDATCPLVTKVHRGVRLASNNDAECILVGHKGHPEVQGTMGQYRSKKGAIYLVENESDVAKLEVKDPNNLYYATQTTLSVDETKNIIEALNKKFPNIKGPKKEDICYATQNRQAAIKAMLGHIDILVVVGSHNSSNSNRLRELAKLEGVDSYLVDNPLDIDRSWFDNKNTCGVSAGASAPEYLVQEIVAKISNICDKDVDVEDFEGIKEEVYFPLPRLLKQKFTKV from the coding sequence ATGAAGATACTGTTGGCTAACCCACGTGGTTTTTGTGCGGGTGTAAGTAGAGCAGTAGAAACCGTAGAGAAAGTTTTAGAAGTAGAAAAATCACCAGTATACGTACGACATGAGGTAGTGCATAATAAAGTTGTCGTAGACTCACTTAAGAAAAAAGGAGTCATTTTCGTTAAAGAGATAGATGAAGTTCCTGATAATTCAGTGTGTATATTTAGTGCTCATGGTGTCTCGCTTAAGGTTGAGCAAGCTGCAGCGACAAAAAACCTAATATTGTATGATGCAACTTGCCCACTTGTTACAAAGGTTCATAGAGGAGTTAGACTAGCTAGCAATAATGATGCTGAATGTATACTAGTTGGTCACAAGGGACATCCAGAGGTTCAAGGAACTATGGGACAATATCGTAGCAAAAAAGGAGCGATATACTTGGTTGAGAATGAGAGCGATGTTGCCAAACTAGAGGTTAAAGACCCGAATAACTTATATTATGCTACACAAACAACTTTATCTGTAGATGAAACAAAAAATATTATAGAAGCTTTAAACAAAAAATTCCCTAACATTAAAGGTCCTAAAAAAGAGGATATTTGTTATGCTACTCAAAATAGACAAGCAGCAATTAAAGCAATGTTAGGACATATAGATATACTTGTTGTGGTTGGCTCTCATAATAGTTCAAACTCAAACAGATTACGAGAGCTTGCTAAATTAGAGGGTGTTGATTCCTATTTGGTTGATAATCCTTTAGATATAGATAGATCATGGTTTGATAACAAAAACACTTGTGGAGTCAGTGCTGGAGCGTCAGCACCAGAGTATTTGGTACAGGAAATAGTAGCTAAAATATCAAATATTTGTGATAAAGATGTTGATGTTGAAGACTTTGAGGGCATAAAAGAGGAAGTTTATTTTCCATTGCCTAGATTACTAAAGCAAAAATTTACTAAGGTATAG
- the aroH gene encoding chorismate mutase, translating to MQRSIRGATTINKDTKEDVLAATKELLEKMLEDNVVAHKDIVNIIFTVTSDISSEFPAVAARELGLVDVPLLDCQQMKVKDALDLCIRIMLTYNTNKDQKEISHIYLHGAKILRPDLTKK from the coding sequence ATGCAAAGATCTATCAGGGGTGCTACAACTATAAATAAAGATACAAAAGAAGATGTACTGGCTGCTACTAAAGAGTTGCTTGAAAAAATGCTTGAAGATAACGTTGTAGCACATAAAGATATAGTAAATATTATATTTACAGTAACATCTGATATAAGTTCAGAATTTCCTGCTGTAGCTGCAAGAGAGTTAGGCTTAGTAGATGTACCGTTATTAGATTGTCAACAAATGAAAGTTAAAGATGCTTTAGATCTTTGTATCAGGATAATGTTGACTTATAATACTAACAAAGATCAAAAAGAAATTAGCCACATATATTTACATGGTGCTAAAATCTTAAGACCAGATTTGACGAAGAAATAA
- the fkpB gene encoding FKBP-type peptidyl-prolyl cis-trans isomerase, whose protein sequence is MKVTTDSFVKMHFKFRLKDGSIAEDTENYNRAFVFQMGQGCFTEKVEKELIGAEVGTSKRVVLMPEEAFGEKHPASIYSVPKTRFPKSIELEEGLIVSFSQKDGTKLPGLITEIGDDDVTVDFNHPLSGQIIVFEAKILSIAKNEEDLNEDTVG, encoded by the coding sequence ATGAAAGTAACTACAGATAGTTTTGTTAAAATGCATTTTAAATTTAGACTAAAAGATGGCTCTATAGCTGAAGATACAGAAAATTATAACCGTGCTTTTGTTTTTCAAATGGGGCAAGGATGTTTTACTGAAAAAGTTGAAAAAGAGCTTATAGGAGCAGAAGTAGGTACTAGTAAAAGGGTGGTTTTAATGCCAGAAGAAGCATTCGGTGAGAAGCATCCAGCGAGTATTTACTCAGTTCCAAAAACTAGGTTTCCTAAAAGTATAGAGTTAGAAGAGGGGCTTATAGTCTCTTTTAGTCAAAAAGATGGTACAAAGTTGCCAGGTCTGATAACTGAAATTGGTGATGATGATGTGACGGTTGATTTTAACCATCCATTATCTGGTCAGATAATAGTGTTTGAGGCAAAAATACTTAGTATTGCAAAAAATGAGGAAGATCTAAATGAAGATACTGTTGGCTAA
- the tolQ gene encoding protein TolQ, protein MQDNSLSLIQLIWHANFIVQLIMLALVAMSVYSWAIMLEVNGRVKKYKHEQARFDKLFWAGHHIQKLYEYYLQHKENIFGKSIIFCSALREYNNLKDTGVLKGETILEGMERTVSIAISQEAKELEKKLPALGTIAAVAPYIGLVGTVWGIMSSFNTLGGVEQATISVVAPHIAEALIATALGLFVAIPAVIGHSRLSNQVDDILSTYESFQDDLCILLLKEAHNNNLVKEQHQHCSQESY, encoded by the coding sequence ATGCAAGATAACTCGTTATCGTTGATTCAGTTAATATGGCACGCAAATTTTATTGTACAATTGATAATGTTAGCTTTGGTGGCTATGTCTGTTTATTCATGGGCTATAATGTTAGAAGTTAACGGTCGTGTAAAGAAATATAAACACGAACAAGCCAGGTTCGATAAGCTTTTTTGGGCGGGGCATCATATTCAAAAGCTATATGAATATTACTTACAACATAAAGAAAATATTTTCGGTAAGTCTATAATTTTTTGTTCTGCTTTGAGAGAGTATAATAACCTTAAAGATACTGGAGTCTTAAAAGGAGAGACAATCCTAGAAGGTATGGAAAGAACTGTAAGTATAGCTATATCTCAAGAAGCTAAAGAGTTAGAAAAAAAACTTCCAGCTTTAGGAACTATAGCTGCTGTGGCTCCATATATAGGATTAGTTGGAACAGTCTGGGGGATTATGTCGTCTTTTAATACTTTAGGTGGTGTGGAGCAGGCTACTATATCAGTAGTGGCTCCGCATATTGCTGAGGCCTTGATAGCTACAGCACTGGGCTTATTTGTCGCAATTCCTGCTGTTATTGGTCATAGTAGACTTTCAAATCAAGTCGATGATATTTTGTCTACTTATGAATCATTCCAAGATGATTTATGTATCTTATTGTTGAAAGAAGCACATAATAATAATTTGGTTAAAGAGCAGCACCAACACTGTAGTCAAGAAAGCTACTAA